The following coding sequences are from one Triticum aestivum cultivar Chinese Spring chromosome 5A, IWGSC CS RefSeq v2.1, whole genome shotgun sequence window:
- the LOC123104310 gene encoding meiosis-specific protein PAIR2 yields the protein MVMAQKTKEAEITEQDSLLLTRNLLRIAIYNISYIRGLFPEKYFNDKSVPALEMKIKKLMPMDAESRRLIDWMEKGVYDALQKKYLKTLLFCICEKEEGPMIEEYAFSFSYPNTNGEEVAMNMSRTGSKKNSATFKSNAAEVTPDQMRSSACKMIRTLVSLMRTLDQMPEERTILMKLLYYDDATPEDYEPPFFKGCAENEAVNIWNKNPLKMEVGNVNSKHLVLALKVKSVLDPCDANDANSDDDKMSVGHESDQDDFTDTEVHPSEVDRYVIAPNDGNGKGQSGTNSDDETQDAAHEEELTAQVRAWICSRNMGTVNASDVLSNYPDISLEMVEDILERLLKDGLLSRAGKDGYAVNKITDPKTPYIKEEVAMHNVSPTEGTKNNSGDLMYMKALYHALPMDYVTIAKLQGKLDGEANQSTVRKLMDKMVQDGYIKNSGNRRLGKAVIHSEVTNRKLLEIKKILEVDITEDMAIDTNARPAEFDRRDHQTADQEMKDGSTNGRFQSVGSDLTRTRELPEQQQTNKDPSRTPTSNRESATSLESGVLGQRIRKSLAGEESMCMPDKRTRKASMVKEPILQQGRRHRYFPAHRAALAAALSGFRAKLADLRRALLRPSAPAPRSRLWCPFCSADLVDLDSRFACSNAIYHLASGEHLKGVKDFLRKHGGGMDQVDSFRISEAELAKWEKGCESSSTEAQALANGMIGPSLRPLKDIQNESTSKILDSFAETDIPSFRNTASCVVMPLQSPTNGAYYPTSTACYGSSTSGSVAYSAPFGTSGLPVKPCVTTHGHQGMPSTNVFHSADARMKGAQSTSLGNGPNPPASSFVYVQQGHSGGKFNQGLKANVHTGAPPPWLEASEHDPKNVSLASYALPSSLKGKSRKLNPKRVGAAWAERRRAEMEMEKRGEVVPETPDASWLPNFGGVWQSGSRKESRKEFEKNHKLKEENNPELLPEIKPYISKRMRVGSNKDGQPDSTVE from the exons ATG GTGATGGCTCAGAAGACGAAGGAGGCGGAGATCACGGAGCAGGACTCGCTGCTTCTA ACAAGGAATTTGCTCCGGATTGCTATATACAACATCAGCTACATCAGAGGCCTATTCCCTGAGAAGTACTTCAATGATAAGTCTGTTCCGGCACTAG AGATGAAGATTAAGAAGCTGATGCCCATGGATGCTGAATCCAGGAGGTTGATTGATTGGATGGAGAAAG GTGTCTATGATGCCTTACAAAAGAAATATCTCAAGACCCTTCTCTTCTGTATATGTGAGAAGGAGGAAGGCCCAATGATTGAAGAGTATGCCT TCTCATTTAGCTACCCCAACACAAACGGGGAGGAAGTTGCAATGAACATGAGTCGCACAGGGAGCAAAAAGAATAGTGCCACATTCAAGTCAAATGCAGCAGAAGTCACTCCTGATCAGATGAG GAGCTCTGCTTGTAAGATGATCAGAACGCTAGTTTCACTTATGAGGACCTTGGACCAAATGCCAGAGGAG CGAACCATTCTAATGAAGCTGCTATACTATGATGATGCTACA CCTGAGGATTACGAGCCTCCCTTCTTTAAGGGTTGTGCTGAGAATGAGGCCGTAAATATATGGAACAAGAACCCCTTGAAGATGGAAGTGGGGAATGTCAATAGCAAGCATCTTGTGTTAGCTTTGAAG GTTAAGAGTGTCCTTGATCCATGTGATGCTAATGATGCTAACAGTGATGATGACAAGATGAGCGTGGGTCATGAGTCAGACCAAGATGACTTTACGGACACCGAG GTTCACCCATCTGAAGTGGATCGTTACGTCATTGCTCCTAATG ATGGTAATGGCAAAGGTCAAAGTGGTACAAACTCAGATG ATGAAACTCAAGATGCTGCTCATGAGGAAGAGCTAACAGCTCAAGTAAGAGCATGGATATGCTCAAGAAACATGGGTACTGTTAATGCTTCAGATGTCCTTTCCAACTACCCTGACATATCATTG GAAATGGTGGAAG ATATTTTGGAGAGGCTACTTAAAGATGGTTTACTTTCGAGGGCAGGCAAGGATGGTTATGCTGTTAACAAG ATTACTGATCCCAAAACACCCTACATAAAGGAAGAGGTTGCCATGCACAATGTTTCACCTACTGAAGGAACCAAGAACAACAGTGGAGATCTGATGTATATGAAG GCATTATACCACGCACTTCCAATGGATTATGTGACTATAGCTAAGCTTCAGGGCAAGCTTGATGGCGAAGCCAACCAGAGCACAGTCCGAAAGTTGATGGACAAAATGGTGCAAGATGGATACATTAAGAATTCAGGCAACAGAAGATTAG GCAAAGCTGTCATTCACTCTGAAGTCACCAACAGAAAGCTCCTTGAGATAAAGAAGATACTGGAAGTTGATATCACTGAAGACATG GCAATTGATACCAACGCAAGGCCTGCTGAGTTTGATCGCAGAGATCACCAAACGGCTG ACCAGGAAATGAAAGATGGCTCGACAAACGGCCGCTTCCAGTCAGTTGGATCTGATCTTACCCGCACACGGGAGCTGCCGGAGCAGCAGCAGACTAACAAGGACCCAAGCAGGACTCCCACAAGCAATCGCGAG TCGGCCACGTCCCTGGAGAGTGGGGTGCTCGGGCAGAGGATCAGGAAGTCTCTGGCTGGCGAAGAGTCGATGTGCATGCCGGACAAGCGGACCAGGAAGGCCAGCATG GTGAAGGAGCCGATCCTCCAGCAG GGCAGGCGCCACCGCTACTTCCCCGCccaccgcgccgccctcgccgccgcgctctccgGCTTCCGCGCCAAGCTCGCCGACCTCCGCCGCGCGCTCCTCCGCCCCTCCGCGCCTGCCCCCCGCTCCCGCCTCTGGTGCCCCTTCTGCTCCGCCGACCTCGTCGACCTCGACAGCCGCTTCGCTTG TAGCAATGCGATTTACCATCTCGCGAGCGGGGAGCACCTGAAGGGCGTCAAGGATTTCCTGCGGAAGCATGGGGGCGGGATGGATCAGGTCGATTCGTTTAGGATTTCAGAGGCTGAGCTTGCCAAG TGGGAGAAGGGCTGTGAGTCCTCCAGTACAGAAGCACAGGCATTGGCCAATGGCATGATTGGACCATCTTTGAGGCCGTTGAAAGATATCCAAAATGAATCTACCTCTAAAATTTTGGATAGTTTTGCTGAAACTGACATCCCATCTTTTCGTAATACTGCATCTTGTGTTGTTATGCCTTTACAAAGTCCTACCAATGGGGCCTATTACCCCACTAGTACAGCGTGTTATGGATCTTCCACCTCTGGAAGTGTTGCTTATTCTGCTCCATTTGGTACTTCTGGACTGCCTGTCAAACCCTGTGTCACAACACATGGACATCAGGGTATGCCGAGTACAAACGTGTTTCATAGTGCTGATGCACGAATGAAAG GTGCTCAATCTACTTCCCTCGGAAATGGACCAAATCCACCAGCTTCTTCTTTTGTATAT GTCCAACAGGGCCACTCTGGAGGGAAATTCAATCAGG GCCTGAAAGCAAATGTGCATACTGGCGCTCCTCCTCCATGGTTAGAAGCTAGTGAGCATGATCCAAAGAATGTGTCACTCGCCAGCTATGCTCTTCCATCTTCTCTGAAAGGAAAATCAAGAAAACTTAACCCAAAGCGTGTTGGAGCTGCATGGGCAGAGAGAAGAAGAGCTGAAATGGAAATGGAAAAGCGAGGTGAAGTTGTTCCAGAAACGCCTGATGCTAGTTGGCTCCCTAATTTTGGTGGTGTCTGGCAATCTGGTTCGCGAAAGGAATCGAGGAAAGAGTTTGAGAAAAATCATAAGCTTAAAGAGGAGAACAATCCTGAGTTACTCCCTGAGATAAAACCATATATCAGCAAAAGGATG CGTGTAGGCTCTAATAAAGATGGACAACCGGACAGCACCGTAGAATAG